A window of the Vigna angularis cultivar LongXiaoDou No.4 chromosome 3, ASM1680809v1, whole genome shotgun sequence genome harbors these coding sequences:
- the LOC108325798 gene encoding uncharacterized protein LOC108325798 isoform X5, translated as MPPEPLPWDRKDFFKERKHERSESLGSVARWRDSSHHRDFNRWGSAEFRRPPGHGKQGGWHLFSEDSGHGYAISRSSSDKILEEDSRPSISRGDGKYGRSSRENRGPFGQRDWRGHSWEPSNGTVNLPRRPQDMNNDQRAVDDALGYSSHPHSDFVNSWDPHHLKDQHEKIGSVNGLGTGSRSDRENSLGDWKPLKWTRSGSLSSRGSGFSHSSSSRSMGAADSLEEKAELQQKSAAANESHSGEAAACATSSVPSEDTASRKKPRLNWGEGLAKYEKKKVEVPDASANKDGPVLSASITEPCNFLSTSLVDKSPKVTGFSECASPATPSSVACSSSPDSGPMRSNAINKLLIWKADISKVLEKTESEIDLLENELKLLKSESGVTCPFAVSLGSQMVGSGEKSFEGHVGVSDQVTRPVPLNIVDDANTEKVPFSTNLHSVHENVKEEDIDSPGTATSKFVEPLPVSCGTGGGYVNFSQDLDSVPSAAVKYLIPCTARKDVIVPCVDGKTSLEVNDSMDILCGTIISSNKECANKASEVFDNLLPKDCCKIGRMGTSSDTCNQTLIREKFVEKKRLARFKERVIALKFRALHHLWKEDMRLLSIRKCRPKSHKKNELSVRTTCNGNQKNRSSIRSRFPFPAGNHLSLVPTSEIINFTSKLLSESQVKVQRNTLKMPALILDEKEKTISKFVTSNGLVEDPLAIEKERSLINPWTPQEREIFLEKFAVFGKNFRKIASFLDHKTTADCVEFYYKNHKSDCFEKLKKQDVGKLGKTYSAKTDLVASGKKWNRELNAASLEILSAASLMAGGIAGNKKIRAGSSLLGGYGKVKTSRVEDFIEKSGSFDILGDERETAAAADVLAGICGSLSSEAIGSCITSSVDAVEGSRDRKFLKVNPLYKLPLTPDVTQDVDDETCSDESCGEMDATDWTDDEKAAFLQAVSSFGKDFAKIARCVGTRSQEQCKVFFSKGRKCLGLDLMRPIPENVGSPVNDDANGGESDTDDACVVETGSMVETEKSGTKTDEDLPFYGTKTFNDDSNPVQARNMSAELDESKGTDGTEVDIEDANVVSDACAIDIDSKLGCDVSKFALCGSVSGQTTVIMSNSTEIRRDKANKLKSVPDTSSEPCEINSFVEDRMVVSEVSSGRPGNELERQRVSSPRCHDDRDSKQEADSGVIVDLKSPVHILSTMVNAPVSSFGNSCSGLTSSTENKHVAIGQPHTSPLSVDEHQASSNSFLQNTVASDIQCEKTASQDRLSSTCDIQVSTDEQPPITGISSDHVDTGSILQGYPMQAPIKKEMNDDMNCSSSAAELHLLSQKIEQPDDQTKKLQSLDSDKTSRNGDVKLFGKILTNPSSAQKHNVGAKGSEENGTHSHKFSKPSGVKFTGHNADGNLKILKFDCNDYVGLENVPMRSYGYWDGNRIQTGLSSLPDSAILLAKYPAAFSNYPTTPSAKLEQPSLQTFSKNNNEQLLNGSNAAVIDYQMFRRDGPKVQPFMVDVKHCQDVFSEMQRRNGFEAISSLQQQSRGVMGMNGVGRPGILVGGSCSGVSDPVAAIKMHYSNSDKYGGQSGSIAREDESWGGKGD; from the exons ATGCCGCCTGAACCATTGCCTTGGGATCGAAAGGACTTCTTCAAGGAGAGGAAGCACGAGAGGTCTGAGTCACTTGGGTCAGTCGCCAGATGGAGGGATTCCTCGCACCACCGCGACTTCAATCGCTGGGGATCCGCCGAGTTTCGCAGACCGCCAG GGCATGGTAAGCAGGGCGGTTGGCACCTGTTTTCTGAGGACTCAGGTCATGGGTATGCAATTTCTCGGTCAAGCAGTGACAAGATCCTGGAGGAAGATAGTCGGCCCTCGATTTCACGAGGTGATGGGAAGTACGGCAGGAGCAGCAGGGAAAATAGAGGACCCTTTGGTCAGAGAGATTGGAGAGGGCATTCGTGGGAACCCTCCAATGGTACCGTGAATTTACCCAGAAGGCCGCAGGATATGAACAATGATCAGAGGGCTGTGGACGACGCCCTAGGATACTCTTCTCATCCACATTCCGATTTCGTGAACTCTTGGGATCCGCATCATCTTAAAGACCAGCATGAGAAGATAGGTAGTGTCAATGGGTTGGGAACTGGCTCCAGAAGTGACAGAGAGAACTCTCTGGGTGACTGGAAGCCGCTTAAATGGACCCGTTCTGGAAGCTTGTCTTCTCGAGGCTCGGGTTTTAGCCACTCAAGTAGCTCAAGGAGCATGGGAGCAGCGGATTCGCTTGAAGAGAAGGCTGAGTTGCAACAGAAAAGTGCAGCTGCTAATGAGTCACATTCAGGGGAAGCCGCTGCTTGTGCGACATCTTCTGTGCCATCTGAAGATACGGCTTCTAGAAAAAAGCCAAGGCTGAATTGGGGCGAGGGACTTGCAAAGTATGAGAAGAAAAAAGTCGAGGTGCCTGATGCAAGTGCAAACAAAGATGGTCCTGTCTTGTCTGCTAGTATCACCGAACCTTGTAATTTCCTCAGTACCAGCTTGGTTGACAAAAGTCCAAAAGTTACAGGATTTTCTGAATGTGCATCTCCTGCAACTCCATCTTCTGTCGCCTGCAGTTCCTCTCCTG ATTCTGGTCCAATGAGGTCCAATGCAATTAATAAGTTACTGATATGGAAAGCTGACATTTCAAAGGTGTTGGAGAAGACCGAATCTGAAATAGATTTACTTGAAAATGAACTGAAGTTGCTGAAATCTGAATCTGGTGTTACATGTCCATTTGCGGTATCCCTGGGCTCCCAGATGGTAGGTAGTGGTGAAAAATCCTTTGAAGGACATGTTGGAGTCTCTGATCAGGTCACCCGGCCGGTACCGTTGAATATTGTTGATGATGCCAATACAGAGAAAGTGCCATTCTCAACTAATTTACACAGTGTTCATGAAAATGTAAAGGAAGAGGATATTGATAGTCCTGGAACAGCTACTTCTAAATTTGTTGAGCCTCTGCCTGTTTCTTGTGGTACTGGAGGAGGATATGTTAATTTCTCCCAGGACTTGGATTCTGTTCCATCTGCAGCTGTGAAATACTTAATTCCCTGTACTGCTAGGAAAGATGTTATTGTACCTTGTGTTGATGGCAAGACTTCTTTGGAGGTAAATGATAGCATGGATATTTTATGTGGTACAATTATTTCTTCCAATAAAGAATGTGCCAACAAAGCTAGTGAGGTGTTTGATAATTTATTGCCCAAAGATTGTTGTAAGATTGGGAGGATGGGAACCAGCAGTGACACATGCAATCAGACCTTGATTAGGGAAAAGTTTGTTGAGAAAAAGCGACTTGCTAGGTTTAAGGAGAGAGTTATTGCACTTAAGTTCAGAGCTTTGCATCACTTGTGGAAAGAAGATATGCGTTTACTTTCTATCAGGAAATGCCGACCAAAATCTCACAAAAAGAATGAACTAAGTGTTCGAACTACCTGTAATGGTAACCAGAAGAACCGATCATCCATTCGATCACGTTTTCCCTTTCCTG CAGGAAATCATCTGAGCTTGGTTCCAACATCAGagattattaattttacaagCAAACTGCTTTCAGAATCTCAAGTTAAAGTGCAGAGGAACACTTTGAAGATGCCGGCATtaattttggatgaaaaagagaagacgaTTTCAAAGTTTGTAACTAGTAATGGGCTGGTTGAAGATCCATTGGCTATTGAGAAGGAAAGGTCTTTGATTAATCCTTGGACACCACAAGAGAGAGAAATTTTCTTGGAGAAATTTGCTGTCTTTGGAAAAAATTTTAGGAAAATTGCTTCTTTTCTTGACCACAAGACAACTGCTGACTGTGTTGAATTCTACTACAAAAATCATAAATCTGATTGTTTTGAGAAACTTAAGAAGCAAGATGTTGGTAAGCTGGGGAAGACATATTCAGCTAAAACTGACTTGGTGGCATCAGGTAAAAAATGGAATCGTGAATTGAATGCTGCTTCCCTTGAAATTTTGAGTGCAGCTTCGCTGATGGCAGGTGGCATTGCAGGTAATAAAAAAATCCGTGCAGGAAGCTCACTTTTGGGTGGATATGGTAAAGTAAAGACGTCGAGGGTTGAAGACTTCATTGAGAAATCAGGCAGTTTTGACATTCTTGGGGATGAAAGAGAGACTGCTGCTGCAGCTGATGTATTGGCAGGTATATGTGGTTCTCTTTCATCCGAGGCTATTGGTTCCTGCATAACAAGTTCTGTCGATGCAGTAGAAGGTAGCAGGGATAGGAAGTTCCTGAAAGTAAACCCTTTATACAAGCTGCCCTTGACACCAGATGTAACTCAGGATGTTGATGATGAGACTTGTTCGGATGAGAGCTGTGGTGAAATGGATGCTACAGACTGGACTGATGATGAGAAGGCTGCCTTTCTTCAGGCTGTATCTTCTTTTGGGAAAGATTTTGCCAAAATAGCTCGATGTGTTGGGACAAGGTCCCAAGAACAGTGCAAAGTTTTCTTCAGCAAAGGCCGCAAATGTCTTGGATTAGATCTCATGCGCCCAATACCTGAAAATGTTGGATCCCCAGTGAACGATGATGCAAATGGGGGTGAGAGTGACACTGATGATGCATGTGTCGTGGAGACAGGCTCAATGGTTGAAACTGAAAAGTCTGGCACTAAAACAGATGAGGACCTGCCTTTTTATGGAACAAAAACATTCAATGACGATTCCAATCCTGTGCAAGCTAGGAACATGTCTGCAGAATTAGATGAATCAAAGGGGACTGATGGGACTGAAGTAGATATTGAAGATGCAAATGTGGTTTCTGATGCATGTGCAATTGATATTGATTCTAAACTGGGCTGTGATGTTAGTAAATTTGCCTTGTGTGGTTCTGTCAGTGGACAAACAACTGTAATCATGTCGAATAGCACAGAAATTAGAAGAGATAAAGCTAATAAATTGAAATCTGTTCCAGATACAAGTAGTGAACCATGCGAGAttaattcttttgttgaggATAGAATGGTGGTTTCCGAGGTGTCTTCGGGAAGACCTGGTAATGAATTGGAGAGGCAGAGAGTGTCTTCACCCCGATGTCATGATGATAGAGATAGTAAACAAGAAGCTGATTCGGGTGTCATAGTTGATTTGAAAAGCCCTGTGCACATTCTAAGCACTATGGTAAATGCTCCCGTCTCGTCATTTGGAAATTCCTGTTCAGGATTGACTTCTAGTACTGAAAATAAGCACGTAGCCATTGGACAGCCTCATACCTCCCCGTTGTCTGTGGACGAACATCAAGcatcttcaaattcatttttacaaaatactGTTGCTTCTGATATTCAGTGTGAGAAAACAGCTAGCCAAGATAGACTATCTTCTACCTGTGATATTCAGGTTAGCACGGATGAGCAGCCCCCTATTACTGGGATTTCATCAGACCATGTTGATACCGGAAGTATTCTCCAGGGCTATCCCATGCAAGCTCCCATTAAGAAGGAGATGAATGATGATATGAACTGTAGCAGTTCAGCAGCAGAATTGCATCTTTTGTCCCAGAAGATTGAACAGCCTGATGATCAAACCAAAAAATTACAGTCGTTGGATTCAGATAAAACATCCAGAAATGGTGATGTCAAACTTTTTGGGAAGATACTAACCAATCCTTCATCAGCACAAAAACATAATGTGGGTGCTAAAGGTAGTGAAGAAAATGGTACCCACAGTCATAAGTTCAGCAAACCTTCTGGTGTGAAATTTACCGGACATAATGCAGATgggaatttgaaaattttgaagtttGACTGTAATGATTATGTTGGCCTTGAAAATGTTCCCATGAGGAGTTATGGTTATTGGGATGGGAACAGAATACAGACTGGACTCTCTTCTTTGCCAGATTCTGCTATCTTGCTAGCAAAGTATCCTGCAGCCTTCAGTAATTATCCCACCACACCTTCTGCCAAATTGGAGCAACCGTCATTGCAAACATTTTCCAAGAATAATAATGAACAGCTCCTAAATGGCAGTAATGCTGCCGTGATTGATTATCAGATGTTTAGAAGGGATGGTCCGAAAGTGCAGCCATTTATGGTAGATGTGAAGCACTGCCAGGATGTATTCTCTGAGATGCAGAGAAGAAATGGTTTTGAAGCAATCTCAAGTTTACAGCAGCAGAGCAGGGGAGTGATGGGAATGAATGGGGTTGGAAGACCGGGGATTCTTGTGGGAGGATCGTGCAGTGGTGTCTCAGATCCTGTGGCAGCAATCAAAATGCATTATTCCAATTCTGACAAGTATGGTGGTCAGTCTGGGAGTATTGCGAGAGAAGATGAATCATGGGGAGGGAAGGGGGACTGA